In Janthinobacterium sp. J1-1, a single genomic region encodes these proteins:
- a CDS encoding IS5 family transposase (programmed frameshift) — protein sequence MSRTDLTEKQWCKLEPHLPSNPHHGHVYVEHRHVINGILWRLRTGAPWRDIPPRYGPWQTCYDRFVRWSRSGTWQRLLRVMQAAADEAGLVDWDGAALDATYIKAQRSAVGARKNAASSRKKGAVTDEWLGRSRGGITSKIHLCVDGHGLPLSVLVTAGQCSDAAHVGQVLDAINVPRPGRGRPRKRPSSVRVDRAYGARHYRQQIQARGIRCICPERQDARQNRLRKGRRGGAPPRFDAQAYKGRNVVERAINRLKDFRAVATRYDKRGHNYLAGVTIATMILWLL from the exons ATGAGCCGAACTGACCTTACCGAAAAGCAGTGGTGCAAACTTGAGCCCCATCTGCCCTCCAACCCCCATCACGGTCACGTGTATGTCGAGCATCGGCACGTGATCAATGGCATCCTATGGCGCTTGCGAACAGGCGCTCCTTGGCGCGACATTCCGCCGCGCTACGGTCCTTGGCAGACCTGTTATGACCGATTTGTTCGTTGGTCGAGGAGCGGTACTTGGCAGCGACTTCTCCGGGTCATGCAGGCTGCAGCCGACGAGGCCGGCCTGGTGGACTGGGATGGCGCTGCGCTCGACGCCACATACATCAAGGCCCAGCGCAGTGCTGTCGGGGCACGAAAGA ACGCTGCCAGCAGCCGAAAAAAGGGGGCCGTAACTGACGAGTGGCTGGGGCGTTCACGCGGGGGCATCACCAGCAAAATCCATTTATGCGTCGATGGACACGGTTTGCCGCTATCCGTTCTTGTCACTGCCGGCCAGTGTAGCGATGCCGCCCACGTCGGCCAGGTACTCGATGCGATTAATGTGCCTCGTCCGGGCCGTGGTCGCCCCCGAAAAAGACCATCGAGCGTGCGCGTCGACCGCGCTTATGGTGCTCGACATTATCGGCAACAGATCCAGGCCAGAGGCATTCGATGCATTTGCCCTGAACGTCAAGATGCGCGACAGAACCGCTTACGCAAGGGACGTCGAGGTGGCGCACCGCCGCGCTTTGACGCACAAGCTTACAAAGGCCGCAATGTCGTTGAGCGCGCAATCAACCGTTTGAAAGATTTCCGCGCCGTCGCAACTCGCTACGACAAACGCGGACACAACTATTTGGCAGGTGTGACTATCGCAACAATGATCCTATGGCTCCTCTGA